One genomic region from Nilaparvata lugens isolate BPH chromosome 3, ASM1435652v1, whole genome shotgun sequence encodes:
- the LOC111050420 gene encoding uncharacterized protein LOC111050420 — protein sequence MSFKGSVLKKKRAPVSLPRWNDATIVRFLQLYEENQCLWNPKHKGYRFPVIRSQALDNIIEQMGLLMDRAMLKLKIKNIRTTYHREITRILHSKENEGDEIYTPQLSWFKDAHRFLQNVIDENKSRSLETYLQLDETEYGQEETIIDNRDWDMEEVVQAVECDTASIPSERKISLEKRKFNRSPLKQQPAKSSHNSFNPNLQKIVRKLDDIAKLQIEPDDEFHTFGMHVANQLRRLPLQRALFLQNKFQTLITEERMSAISDAENQFTVDTEQVWNTATTATEVTICE from the exons ATGTCATTCAAAGGTTCAGTGTTAAAAAAGAAGCGCGCACCCGTATCACTGCCGCGTTGGAACGATGCGACAATTGTTCGATTTTTGCAACTTTACGAAGAAAATCAGTGCTTGTGGAATCCCAAACATAAAGGTTACCGGTTTCCTGTAATTCGCTCGCAAGCTCTTGACAATATAATTGAGCAAATGGGACTCCTAATGGATCGAGCAATGCTCaaactaaaaattaaaaatattcgtaCAACCTATCATCGTGAAATCACCAGAATTCTACATTCAAAAGAGAATGAGGGAGATGAAATATATACTCCTCAATTATCCTGGTTCAAAGATGCCCATCGGTTTCTGCAAAATGTGATCGATGAAAACAAAAGTAGAAGTTTG GAGACATACTTACAATTAGATGAAACAGAATATGGTCAAGAAGAGACGATAATCGACAATCGAGACTGGGACATGGAAGAGGTGGTTCAGGCAGTTGAGTGTGATACTGCAAGTATCCCTTCAGAAAGGAAGATTTCACTAGAAAAGAGGAAATTCAATCGATCTCCATTGAAGCAGCAGCCTGCGAAATCATCTCATAACAGCTTCAATCCTAATTTACAGAAAATAGTGCGAAAGCTGGACGATATAGCTAAGTTGCAGATTGAGCCTGATGACGAGTTCCATACTTTTGGTATGCATGTGGCTAACCAACTTCGAAGATTACCTCTACAAAGAGCGCTATTTTTACAGAATAAATTTCAGACTCTAATAACGGAGGAAAGAATGAGTGCGATTTCTGATGCGGAAAATCAATTCACTGTAGACACTGAACAAGTATGGAATACGGCCACAACAGCCACTGAAGTTACTATTTGTGAGTGA